One Nostocoides sp. HKS02 genomic window carries:
- a CDS encoding sulfurtransferase: MPENAESTFAAYAHPERLVSTDWLAEQLAAGTVGSSSADRIVVLESDEDVLLYDTGHIPGALKLDWHQDLNDPVVRDYVDGEQFAKVMSERGIDRDTTVVIYGDKNNWWAAYALWVMTLFGHEDVRLLDGGRAKWIAEGRELTKDMPALGTASGAAYPVVERDDAPIRAFKDDVLAHLGGPLVDVRSPGEFSGELLHMPDYPQEGAMRGGHIPGAKSVPWARAANEDGTFKSRADLEAIYQEEQGLDPAEATVAYCRIGERSSHTWFVLTHLLGFENVRNYDGSWTEWGNAVRVPVEK, translated from the coding sequence ATGCCCGAGAATGCTGAGTCCACCTTCGCCGCGTACGCCCACCCCGAGCGCCTGGTCAGCACCGACTGGCTCGCCGAGCAGCTTGCCGCCGGCACCGTCGGCTCCAGCTCCGCCGACCGGATCGTCGTGCTCGAGTCCGACGAGGACGTCCTGCTCTACGACACCGGCCATATCCCTGGCGCGCTCAAGCTCGACTGGCACCAGGACCTCAACGACCCGGTCGTGCGCGACTACGTCGACGGCGAGCAGTTCGCCAAGGTCATGTCCGAGCGTGGCATCGACCGTGACACCACCGTGGTCATCTACGGCGACAAGAACAACTGGTGGGCCGCCTACGCCCTCTGGGTCATGACGCTCTTCGGCCACGAGGACGTCCGGCTGCTCGACGGCGGGCGCGCCAAGTGGATCGCCGAGGGTCGCGAGCTCACCAAGGACATGCCTGCGCTGGGCACCGCGAGCGGCGCGGCATACCCGGTCGTGGAGCGCGACGACGCGCCGATCCGGGCGTTCAAGGACGACGTCCTGGCCCATCTCGGCGGCCCCCTGGTCGATGTGCGGTCGCCCGGAGAGTTCTCCGGTGAGCTGCTCCACATGCCCGACTACCCGCAGGAGGGCGCGATGCGTGGTGGGCACATCCCCGGCGCCAAATCGGTGCCGTGGGCGCGCGCCGCCAACGAGGACGGCACCTTCAAGTCGCGCGCCGACCTCGAGGCGATCTACCAGGAGGAGCAGGGGCTCGACCCCGCCGAAGCGACGGTGGCGTACTGCCGCATCGGCGAGCGCTCCTCCCACACCTGGTTCGTCCTCACCCACCTGCTGGGCTTCGAGAACGTCCGCAACTACGACGGGTCCTGGACGGAGTGGGGCAACGCCGTGCGCGTGCCGGTGGAGAAGTGA
- a CDS encoding SufE family protein, with protein sequence MSTPIPLPPALQEIADDFADLAAPQRLELLLEFSEGLPDLPERYAGSLESMEQVHECQSPLFLVVEVADDVTDEVADDAADGGRPSAAGSRQVHVYFSAPPEAPTTRGFAGILKEGLDGLTVDEVLAVPDDAPYRFSLAEAVSPLRLRGMVGMLSRIKRQTALKAHI encoded by the coding sequence GTGAGCACGCCGATCCCGCTCCCCCCGGCGCTCCAGGAGATCGCCGACGACTTCGCCGATCTCGCTGCGCCCCAACGGCTCGAGCTGCTCCTGGAGTTCAGTGAGGGGCTCCCCGACCTCCCCGAGCGGTATGCCGGCTCGCTGGAGTCGATGGAGCAGGTGCACGAGTGCCAGTCACCGCTGTTCCTCGTCGTCGAGGTGGCGGACGACGTGACGGACGAGGTGGCGGACGACGCGGCGGACGGTGGAAGGCCCTCCGCCGCCGGCTCGCGCCAGGTGCACGTGTACTTCTCGGCCCCGCCGGAGGCACCGACGACCCGAGGGTTCGCCGGCATCCTCAAGGAGGGGCTCGACGGCCTCACCGTCGACGAGGTGCTCGCCGTCCCCGATGACGCGCCGTACCGCTTCTCACTCGCGGAGGCCGTCTCTCCCCTGCGGCTGCGGGGCATGGTCGGGATGCTCAGTCGGATCAAGCGGCAGACGGCCCTCAAGGCCCACATCTGA
- a CDS encoding YkvA family protein, giving the protein MPHRRSTTRLGAVRTLAAAVRAATRPGSPSVADRVTSLPRLVRATFSGEYAGTSRRRLLLLLGAVAYVISPVDLIPEAFLPLVGLADDAVVLSWIAASVITETEAFLGWERASSVAQTVPGEVVR; this is encoded by the coding sequence ATGCCCCACCGTCGTTCCACCACCCGTCTGGGTGCCGTGCGCACCCTCGCCGCCGCCGTGCGTGCGGCCACCCGCCCGGGTTCGCCGTCCGTGGCGGACCGGGTCACCAGCCTCCCGCGCTTGGTCCGGGCCACGTTCAGCGGTGAGTATGCCGGCACCTCCCGCCGACGCCTCCTGCTCCTGCTGGGCGCCGTCGCCTACGTCATCTCGCCCGTGGACCTCATCCCCGAGGCGTTCCTGCCGCTCGTCGGCCTGGCCGACGACGCGGTGGTGCTGTCCTGGATCGCGGCGAGCGTGATCACCGAGACCGAGGCCTTCCTCGGCTGGGAGCGCGCATCCTCGGTCGCCCAGACGGTGCCAGGAGAGGTGGTCCGGTGA
- a CDS encoding DUF4192 domain-containing protein, with product MTAIRLRGPGDVLASIPYQLGYHPSDSVVVLGLHDGAVELVERLDLPEPAGVVDAAAALVGPLVRERIEAVLLAGFESSAELAAPMLDALVGPLCEAEIAVLERLVVRDGRWFSLDCTQGCCPPEGQPLPEPASTPAVADFVGQGVSPLPDRAQVAATVRADPAVSDLVAIELAKDEAPGRPAAARRMAWLSLWAVVCRSDPDRFLPEELSAPDVAELVHSLRDIELRDALIAWLCPGSLPLEALPDDLVDAVGSALSPRSPASSGTLAAAAARVLRGRLEWLARAVPDPDAAPVLTMLATVAWHLGDGTVARVALDRALEHAPDYRLAQLIARLIDLGIRPGVAARSTATRRGVTVQSPDAAR from the coding sequence ATGACAGCGATCCGGCTCCGCGGTCCGGGCGACGTGCTCGCCTCCATTCCCTACCAGCTCGGGTACCACCCGAGCGACAGTGTCGTGGTGCTCGGCCTGCACGACGGGGCGGTCGAGCTGGTGGAGCGGCTCGACCTGCCCGAGCCCGCTGGGGTGGTCGATGCGGCAGCAGCCCTCGTCGGCCCGCTCGTGCGTGAGCGGATCGAGGCCGTCCTGCTCGCGGGGTTCGAGTCGAGCGCGGAGCTGGCCGCCCCCATGCTCGATGCCCTGGTCGGCCCGTTGTGCGAGGCCGAGATCGCGGTGCTCGAGCGCCTGGTGGTCCGGGACGGCCGATGGTTCAGCCTCGACTGCACCCAAGGCTGTTGCCCACCCGAGGGTCAGCCCCTGCCCGAGCCTGCCAGCACCCCGGCGGTGGCCGACTTCGTCGGTCAGGGGGTGTCGCCGCTGCCGGACCGGGCGCAGGTTGCGGCAACGGTCCGCGCCGATCCGGCGGTCAGTGACCTCGTGGCCATCGAGCTGGCCAAGGACGAAGCGCCGGGCCGCCCGGCCGCCGCGCGCCGGATGGCGTGGCTCTCCCTGTGGGCAGTGGTCTGTCGGAGCGACCCCGACCGCTTCCTTCCCGAGGAGCTGTCCGCTCCCGACGTGGCCGAGCTCGTCCACAGCCTGCGGGACATCGAGCTGCGCGATGCCCTGATCGCCTGGCTGTGCCCCGGCTCGCTGCCCCTCGAGGCGCTGCCCGACGACCTGGTCGACGCGGTGGGCTCAGCGCTCTCGCCGCGGTCCCCGGCGAGCTCGGGGACCTTGGCCGCTGCGGCCGCCCGGGTGCTGCGTGGTCGACTCGAGTGGCTCGCCCGGGCGGTGCCCGACCCCGATGCGGCGCCCGTGTTGACCATGCTCGCCACCGTCGCCTGGCACCTCGGCGACGGCACGGTCGCGCGGGTGGCGCTCGACCGTGCGCTCGAGCACGCCCCTGACTACCGGCTGGCCCAGCTGATCGCGCGGTTGATCGACCTCGGCATCCGCCCAGGGGTGGCCGCGCGGTCGACGGCGACTCGGCGCGGCGTCACCGTCCAGTCTCCGGACGCCGCGAGATGA
- a CDS encoding RNA polymerase sigma factor — protein sequence MTACAVPRVRDERSSVSPVSKKAASPQGAASSSLPQEFSHPALQKLLKQGRTNGSVDSASLRSALEGAEVAPKRMKAVLRSLDEQGITVTLDAVTATRAVAATATRKTATASAKKAAPKTATKAAAKPAAKATSAAAAKTATASPSATKTATKTVAKKAATTKTAASAAAGASGGAPAKKATAKATTKKAAASSDGASAATPAEDEAVETEPADVVEAELEEVDVESSEAEDKKPDEDEDEGSGFVLRDDDEEDAPVQQVVTAGATADPVKDYLKQIGKVALLNAEQEVELAKRIEAGLFAEERLNSGDKIDMKLKRELWWIAQDGKKAKNHLLEANLRLVVSLAKRYTGRGMLFLDLIQEGNLGLIRAVEKFDYTKGYKFSTYATWWIRQAITRAMADQARTIRIPVHMVEVINKLARVQRQMLQDLGREPTPEELAKELDMTPEKVVEVQKYGREPISLHTPLGEDGDSEFGDLIEDSEAVVPADAVSFTLLQEQLHSVLDTLSEREAGVVSMRFGLTDGQPKTLDEIGKVYGVTRERIRQIESKTMSKLRHPSRSQVLRDYLD from the coding sequence ATGACGGCATGTGCTGTGCCGCGAGTCCGCGACGAAAGGTCATCCGTGTCGCCCGTGTCAAAGAAGGCTGCGAGCCCCCAGGGGGCGGCCTCATCGTCGCTCCCGCAGGAGTTCAGCCACCCCGCCCTGCAGAAGCTGCTGAAGCAAGGCCGGACCAATGGTTCGGTCGACAGTGCCTCATTGAGGTCTGCGCTCGAGGGTGCCGAGGTCGCGCCCAAGCGGATGAAGGCAGTCCTGCGCTCGCTCGACGAGCAGGGCATCACGGTCACCCTCGACGCGGTCACGGCCACCCGCGCGGTCGCCGCCACGGCGACCCGCAAGACCGCGACCGCCTCGGCCAAGAAGGCTGCGCCGAAGACGGCGACCAAGGCCGCCGCCAAGCCTGCGGCCAAGGCGACGAGCGCAGCGGCAGCCAAGACCGCCACGGCCAGCCCGTCGGCGACGAAGACGGCCACGAAGACCGTCGCAAAGAAGGCCGCGACCACCAAGACCGCGGCCAGTGCCGCGGCTGGCGCGTCCGGTGGGGCCCCCGCCAAAAAGGCGACTGCCAAGGCCACCACCAAGAAGGCCGCCGCCTCCAGCGATGGCGCCAGCGCCGCCACCCCGGCTGAGGACGAGGCGGTCGAGACCGAGCCGGCTGACGTGGTCGAGGCCGAGCTCGAAGAGGTCGACGTCGAGAGCAGCGAGGCCGAGGACAAGAAGCCCGACGAGGACGAGGACGAGGGCTCCGGCTTCGTTCTGCGCGATGACGACGAGGAGGACGCCCCGGTCCAGCAGGTCGTCACCGCGGGCGCCACCGCCGACCCGGTCAAGGACTACCTCAAGCAGATCGGCAAGGTCGCCCTCCTCAATGCCGAGCAGGAGGTCGAGCTCGCCAAGCGGATCGAGGCCGGCCTGTTCGCCGAGGAGCGTCTCAACTCCGGCGACAAGATCGACATGAAGCTCAAGCGCGAGCTCTGGTGGATCGCCCAGGACGGCAAGAAGGCCAAGAACCACCTGCTCGAGGCCAACCTGCGCCTCGTCGTGTCACTGGCCAAGCGCTACACCGGTCGCGGCATGCTCTTCCTCGACCTCATCCAGGAGGGCAACCTCGGCCTGATCCGGGCGGTCGAGAAGTTCGACTACACCAAGGGCTACAAGTTCTCGACGTATGCCACGTGGTGGATCCGTCAGGCGATCACCCGGGCCATGGCCGACCAGGCCCGCACGATCCGCATCCCGGTGCACATGGTCGAGGTCATCAACAAGCTGGCCCGTGTGCAGCGCCAGATGCTCCAGGACCTTGGGCGCGAGCCCACCCCGGAGGAGCTCGCCAAGGAGCTCGACATGACCCCGGAGAAGGTCGTCGAGGTCCAGAAGTACGGTCGCGAGCCGATCTCCCTGCACACCCCGCTCGGCGAGGACGGCGACAGCGAGTTCGGCGACCTCATCGAGGACTCCGAGGCGGTCGTGCCGGCCGATGCCGTGAGCTTCACGCTCCTGCAGGAGCAGCTGCACTCCGTGCTCGACACGCTTTCCGAGCGAGAGGCCGGCGTCGTGTCCATGCGCTTCGGGCTCACCGACGGTCAGCCGAAGACGCTCGACGAGATCGGCAAGGTCTACGGCGTGACCCGCGAGCGGATCCGCCAGATCGAGTCCAAGACGATGAGCAAGCTGCGCCACCCGTCCCGCTCTCAGGTGCTGCGCGACTACCTCGACTGA
- a CDS encoding universal stress protein, translating to MAIVVGYVPTKEGRAALRRAADEALLRKSKLIVINSQRGGREFDGDEANRFEAELSRIQSELDEEGLEHEVRQLVRGNEPAEDLIAVAEEENADFIVIGLRRRTPVGKLILGSNAQRILLDASCPVLAVKAEG from the coding sequence GTGGCCATCGTTGTGGGCTATGTCCCGACGAAGGAAGGGCGAGCTGCTCTGCGCCGTGCGGCAGACGAGGCGCTGCTGCGCAAGTCCAAGCTCATCGTCATCAACTCCCAGCGCGGGGGACGCGAGTTCGACGGTGACGAGGCGAACCGGTTCGAGGCCGAGCTGTCCCGGATCCAGAGCGAGCTCGACGAAGAGGGCCTCGAGCACGAGGTCCGTCAGCTGGTGCGCGGCAACGAGCCCGCCGAGGACCTCATCGCGGTCGCCGAGGAGGAGAACGCCGACTTCATCGTCATCGGGCTTCGTCGTCGTACCCCGGTCGGCAAGCTGATTCTCGGCAGCAACGCCCAGCGCATCCTGTTGGACGCCTCCTGCCCCGTCCTGGCTGTCAAGGCGGAGGGCTGA
- a CDS encoding homoserine O-acetyltransferase — translation MTTTSRPPTTSHAWRDGDPAGNRQFVELGAVELERGGVLPGVRVAYESWGQLNAAGDNAILVEHALTGDSHVVGEAGPGHPTPGWWDGLIGPGRPLDTTRFFVVAANVLGGCQGTTGPASAAPDGVPWGSRFPFVTVRDQVQTEALLADALGIARWRLVLGGSMGGMRVLEWAVTHPERVATAIVLASTAYATAEQIAWCQAQLLAIRSDAQFRGGDYYDAPAGPEAGLGIARRIAHITYRSELELHERFGRAPQGIEDPLGGHGRYAVESYLDHHAGKLGGRFDANSYVVLTEAMNSHDVARGRGGIASALAKVTAELVVVAVDSDRLYPPRLSDEIVAAVPGAQLHTVHSVYGHDGFLIELEQVGAIVAGVLGTPA, via the coding sequence ATGACCACCACCTCCCGTCCACCGACGACGTCGCACGCCTGGCGTGACGGCGACCCCGCGGGCAACCGGCAGTTCGTCGAGCTCGGTGCAGTGGAGCTCGAGCGCGGCGGGGTCCTGCCCGGGGTCCGGGTGGCGTACGAGAGCTGGGGGCAGCTCAATGCCGCTGGTGACAACGCGATTCTGGTCGAGCACGCGCTCACCGGTGACAGCCACGTGGTCGGCGAGGCCGGGCCCGGGCATCCGACCCCAGGGTGGTGGGACGGCCTGATCGGGCCCGGTCGACCGCTCGACACGACGCGGTTCTTCGTGGTTGCCGCCAACGTCCTCGGCGGGTGTCAGGGGACCACTGGCCCCGCCTCCGCGGCGCCCGACGGCGTGCCCTGGGGGAGCCGGTTCCCGTTCGTCACGGTGCGCGACCAGGTGCAGACCGAAGCGCTCCTGGCGGACGCCCTCGGCATCGCGCGTTGGCGCCTGGTGCTCGGCGGCTCGATGGGTGGCATGCGCGTCCTCGAGTGGGCGGTGACCCATCCCGAGCGGGTGGCGACGGCCATCGTGCTCGCCAGCACGGCATACGCCACCGCCGAGCAGATCGCCTGGTGCCAGGCCCAGCTGTTGGCGATCCGCTCCGACGCGCAGTTCCGTGGGGGCGACTACTACGACGCGCCGGCCGGGCCGGAGGCTGGTTTGGGCATCGCCCGACGCATCGCGCACATCACCTACCGCAGCGAGCTGGAGCTGCACGAGCGGTTCGGTCGCGCGCCGCAGGGCATCGAGGACCCCCTCGGCGGGCACGGTCGGTATGCCGTCGAGTCCTACCTCGATCACCACGCCGGCAAGCTGGGCGGCCGGTTCGACGCGAACTCCTACGTGGTCCTCACCGAGGCGATGAACTCGCACGACGTGGCCCGCGGGCGCGGCGGGATCGCGAGCGCGTTGGCCAAGGTCACCGCCGAGCTCGTGGTCGTGGCCGTCGACTCCGACCGGCTCTATCCGCCGCGGCTGTCCGACGAGATCGTGGCGGCCGTTCCCGGGGCGCAGCTGCACACCGTGCACTCCGTCTACGGGCACGACGGCTTCCTGATCGAGCTGGAGCAGGTCGGCGCGATCGTCGCCGGAGTGCTCGGCACACCTGCCTGA
- a CDS encoding EcsC family protein: MGFLGLGKDDTDQAAAQATPGGSALERARADQADSGLFSGTVTGLVENLLDVGIDGKGPFDSAQKVADVKRAEKPDAEEAVDAVIRTHLRLAAAGGFVTGLGGFITLPVALPVNVLEFYVVATRMVAAVATLRGYDIKRPEIRSAVLLTLVGADADDLLKKAGVMATGRLSNLAAQRLPGPALMVVNKAVGFRLLATAGKKTLTRFGKGVPVIGGVLGAGLDGYLLKRIADHARHEFPPKVAGL; this comes from the coding sequence GTGGGCTTTCTCGGACTGGGCAAGGACGACACCGACCAGGCCGCCGCGCAGGCCACCCCCGGCGGGTCGGCACTCGAGCGCGCCCGCGCGGACCAGGCCGACTCAGGTCTGTTCTCGGGGACGGTGACGGGGCTGGTCGAGAACCTCCTCGACGTCGGGATCGACGGCAAGGGCCCGTTCGACTCCGCCCAGAAGGTCGCCGACGTGAAGCGGGCCGAGAAGCCGGACGCCGAGGAGGCCGTCGACGCGGTGATCCGCACCCACCTGCGGCTCGCAGCCGCTGGTGGCTTCGTGACCGGGCTCGGCGGGTTCATCACGCTGCCGGTCGCCCTGCCCGTCAACGTGCTGGAGTTCTACGTCGTGGCGACCCGGATGGTCGCCGCTGTCGCCACACTGCGCGGCTACGACATCAAGCGGCCGGAGATCAGGTCGGCCGTACTCCTCACGCTGGTGGGAGCCGACGCCGACGACCTGCTCAAGAAGGCGGGTGTCATGGCGACCGGCAGGCTGTCCAACCTGGCGGCCCAGCGCCTGCCCGGTCCGGCGCTGATGGTGGTCAACAAGGCCGTGGGCTTCCGGTTGCTCGCGACCGCCGGCAAGAAGACGCTGACCCGGTTCGGCAAGGGCGTTCCGGTGATCGGTGGCGTGCTCGGGGCCGGACTGGACGGCTACCTGCTCAAGCGGATCGCCGACCACGCTCGTCACGAGTTCCCGCCGAAGGTCGCCGGCTTGTAA